Within Paeniglutamicibacter psychrophenolicus, the genomic segment AGGCAACCGTCGCGCTTGGTGCCTTCACCCAACCAACGAAAAGGACACAGGCAATGGACCTGATCATCACGTGGGCCATTTTTTGTGGACTCGCGGTGGTTATTATCCATTCCATCAGGACGGAACGGCCGGCCCGCCCGGAGCCTGCACACCGTGGCGGAAAGCCACTGCCTCGCAACCGCATCGCGCGAGTGTTCGCCTCCTTCCAGGTCATGGCCTGGTGCTTGATCCTCTGCGCGGTGGCGTTCCTCATCTCGGCCGTCATCGGGACCGCCGAGGCATTGTTCTGACCGGAATCCGCGGGTTCGTGCCCGAATCCTGGATGCTGGAAAACCAGCAAACGCCTTTGACTTGGGATGGCAAAGCCTTCAAATTCTCAGCTCACCGCTCGTGCCGTTGTATCGCGTAGCGGACGCATCCTGCATGAGAAGGCCGAACATCTCGGTGATGTACACAGCTACATGCGCATGCCGGGCAATCAGGTCGGCACCTTCGCCGAGCGCAACGCGTACCGGGTCCAGTGCCGGCGTGGCAGGGTCGGCGGCGGCAGCACGCAACAATTCCATCCGCTGCGGACCGGAGGCATAACCCAGTTCGAAAAGCACCCAGTGGAACAGGTGCATCAGGGCTGTATCACGGTCAAAACCGGAATGCTCGGCCATGGACACTTTTTCCTCCGGGGTGAGCTCGAACCCGCGGTAAAGCCCCAGGCCGAAGTCGGTGAACAGCAGCCTGCCCTCGTGCACGAGGATGTTGCCCGGATGCACATCGAAGTGCTGGAACCCTTGGGTCTCCATCCATGCGGTGGCTTCCATGACCTGGGCGACCACGTCGGCGAAGACTGTCGCCCCGGTTCCGGTGGCCAGGCTCCTGCGCAGCCAGGCGCCCAGGGTCTCCGGCACATACTCAAGGAAGA encodes:
- a CDS encoding AarF/UbiB family protein; translation: MTTRIDKARRLSDVLASLDDAGVRRLLETAEPVGVGIGGTTKAARIGAMTVFVKQLPLTSLEEADPTSTAIRLRLPFVSHYGIGSPTHGVGRELAAHHVTTGWVHDGAADFFPLLLGWRVVDLTCESDLHEFDGDVPQRQWGMHWPEVRRQLTAMKDATKTMVLFLEYVPETLGAWLRRSLATGTGATVFADVVAQVMEATAWMETQGFQHFDVHPGNILVHEGRLLFTDFGLGLYRGFELTPEEKVSMAEHSGFDRDTALMHLFHWVLFELGYASGPQRMELLRAAAADPATPALDPVRVALGEGADLIARHAHVAVYITEMFGLLMQDASATRYNGTSGELRI